aaagggcctgtaccgtgaTCTATAGCTGTGGGAGTCAAGTTTGGAGTGGGGAGTGGTTTAATAATCCTCTCTCCTGAGGAGGAAACAGACAGATCCAGGAAAGAAAGAGTCCGTCTGGGACCATGTGAAGGGAAGGGCAGGGTGGGAACTGGCAGCAAAAATAATGAAACTGTTGTGTTCTGCACAAGTGCAGGAGGCAGCTCCAATGTTGTGCAGCAAGAGTTGAAACACATACTGTTCCACAGACAGGCAGGGCCAGGACCCAGCAAGTGGAGCTGAAGGTGAAGGTGTTCAAACTGTGAACATTTAGCTGGGTCAATGTGCATGTTGGTAATGAGGAACTGGAAGGGCTGCCAGGAAGAAGCAGAGTCTTTAGACCATTCTAAAGAAGGAAGGAAGTGTAAATGGCCCTTGAATCTGTCGGGACCAGGAAATAACAAACGGTAGAGATCATTGAGGTGTCATGGACATAATCGggggaaaaggaagaaagaagTTTGGTGGGGCAAGGCCAGGTTGAATTATTGGGTATGCGTGAGCAgaggggttggggggtgggggtgtgtttGGGGACAGGGCAGTTGTTTGTGTTCTTTTGTGCATGTTCTCTTTTCTAACtgctcccactcactcactgactagctcaggggtcaccaaccttcttTGCACCGCAGACCGGTTTCATATTGGCAATATTCTcgcagcgggggtgggggggggggttgtgaatcacgaccggaatataggtgataagtcaactataaatcACTTATAAgcggctaatacactcaatttcgtttctaaaagcatttatctaacgaatttaatattaaagcaCGCAGTGCAcgttttcctcgcatgaatatagtgataactcacttataagtcaatagcataacattttaagtaacgtttggatattaaacacacagcgtatattttcctcgtatgaacatataaaatcattgcaacacacaagGGAGAAGACAAGGTAAGGGACAAGCCCCGTACCGGGGCTGCGGTGGTTACAGTCTGGAGAGagcagccgacaaaagtttggctcgagggatgactttcagtagatcgcagcgaggtagctgctctgctacttataaaccgagcccgaattaggtcatctgcgaaaatcttagcaccaggttccccacgaacattcggtgtgctaagcaGATTTAGAGGTGGCGtccatctgtctgcgctccaggtGCTCCTTCTTGCCAGCCACACGAGGCGGCCAGTTACCCAAACAGtgatccctggtgcaagggtatcactgcgtttaagCGACCAATGACCTCGTGGGTAATAACTTCGCAtgcgtaatgacctcgcgtgcattcaagttcaacagtgggtgtgacagggaatgaggaaaggtgtagctgactcatatcgtttcatatcgccaaatcatatcgtttcctcgcggcccggtagcacatgctttgagGCCCGGTGTTTGGGGACCACTGGAGTAGATAACCTGGTTTATACAATGGTCACCCCGATTTTACCCTATCAGAGACATCCCACTCCCCACAaattaaaactttttttaaatttccttttaATTTCAACAAATTTATCATGTTTATTTGAGAGAAATATATTGCACCTCTACTTGCAACGGAAAATTAACACTTGATCCAGTGTGATGATCCACACTtgggaatactgtgttcagttctggtcacctcattacaggaaggatgtggaagctgtagagagggtacagatcagatttaccaggctgctgcctggattagagagcatgtcttatgaggataggttaagtgaaccagggcttttctttttgtagtggaggatgaggggtgactggatagaggtatacaaaatgatgaaagGGTATAAATTGaatggacagtcagagactttccccagggcagaaatggctaacatgaaggggcataattttaaactgattggaagaaagtaaagtgggatgtcagaggtagtgttttttttttacacagagcagtgagtgtatggaatgctcaggcaggggtggtggtggagacatacattagaggcatttaacaTCTCTTAGGTAGGCATGTGGATGGTAGAAAATTGGacggttatgtaggagggaaggttatattgatcttagagtagatgtAAAGTTTGTGGCCCAAAGGACGTGTACAgtgtgtaatgttctatgttccatcaaCATAGAACATTGCTTTTCTGCAACTCAGCAAAGTTGTCACTTATGATAGTTGATAGAAGTGCTGTAAATTTCCTGAGTTACAACTCAGTACATGTAGTACAATGATGCAACTGTCATTGggatttgttaactttatttgtTAAGAAAGTTCGACACAGAAGCTGGCAAATGGGATGACTGGATGATCTTTCTGTTCCTCTGTGCCTTGTCTCTACTAAAGCCCTTCTTAATTCAGCAGGGCAAGGaatgacactcactccagctGCTTAGCATGGCTTAGAATCAAATTTCATTTTGGAACTGTTCTCTTTTGCATGCTTATGTTCCCTGACAACATCGAGCCTGATCCAGTTCAGTTTACCCACAGTGAGCAGTCAGCAGACATTCCCTCTCTCGATACAAGGATTGATCTTCACAGAAGGAATtcaacaagtcaggtagcatctgtggaggcagagggatagTTGCTGCCTCGGGCTAGGGCTGATCTGAGACATTGACCCCCATGGCTTGGctcgctgaattcctccagcagattgattCTTTTTGCTCTAGTGTCTGCTGTCTCCTGCACTGTGCTGGATAAGTGAATCGCATCATTTAGCTGAGCTGCAGTTTCCACTTAGCTCGCATTCCAATTAGTTGAAAAGGGGAGAATACTTGTAgaagaaatgataaaatagtcctGTTCTTCACCAATGTTTCACTGCCAGTTTTCTCAGATGGGAAATTAAGACAGCGCTGAATGTCTGGGATCTGCTGGCTACTAAGACATGTTGGATGAATATCTTCAATGCACCCCAGCTTGTTTCCAGTCTGTAGCTTGAGTCTGAAAGTGATCTTGTTCTACTCGGTCTTAAGTGAGAATACTGTCCAACAGTTAATGATTTTCAACAAGGTATATTTTATAATTTGAATCATTTAAGTTTAGAAAATACtggtttaaaaaaacaaattttcaCATTAAGAAAAGTATTTACCGGAATGTCCTTGAACAAAAGTTCACCTAAGCCTTATTGACAAGTTGCGGGATCTTCCTCTTAACCGATTTGGTTAGACACTGCTGAACCACGGAGTAGAGTTTCTGGCAACCTTCAACACAACACTTGATTGCCTCCACCGATGTTTGCTCCTCCCACTCTCCCTTCGACACCAGTCCCGAGATCTGGTTAAGAGTGGGCAGCAATGCCACCGTCACGCTGCCGTTATCCAAACCCCTGCAGCTGGCGGCACTGAACTCCTCGGCCACCGTCGGGTCCAGCAGGGAGATGGCACCACACTGCCTCAAGGAGCAGCCCACGACCACGTCGTACATCTCAATGCCTGCCTCTGCCAGCGCCATGGAGGCACAGGTCAGTGCAGCTGCCAGGGTGGAGCCATCATTCTCCAGAACCACAACGTACACCTCAATCTGAGACCTGGGGTATTTATGGAGGCAGATGGCAGGCTGCAAACTCTGCTCCATAATCAAAGAATACTCCTTTTCTAAGTTGCTCTGAATCCAAGCAGCTCTCTccttgcaggagaatggggcaaaTCTAGAAAGAAAACAAATCCAGCAAAGAATTACATTTTTCAGTATGAGAAAGAGAATTCTTTCTAGTGTTGTGGTGAAGTGGCAAGGTCTGGAACTTAGCCCCTTGAGGAAGAGGACAGGTTGCTGGTGAATTTACTGAATACCTCAACTATTTCTGTAGATTTCAGAGTGGAGAGCCttttgactggttacatcactgcctggtctaGAGGCTCCAATGCACGGGACCAAAagaggttgcagagggttgtagctCTGCAGACCCAGCCAGCTCCGAAGGCACATCCGTCCCCACCAGCGAGAAACCCatcaaaaggtgatgtctcatGAAGGAGCCTCACTATCTGGGAGATTTCCCCCTTTTCAGGACTATCAGAGGGGATCAGGCGCAGGAGCCATGAATATTACTTCATTCCTTTCTTTGTACTGTTCATTGATATTTGTAATtcctagtaattttatgtctttgtactgtgCTTTTAAAGCATAACCACAAATTTCACATCCTATGCCCAAAGGGACAGGCTACGCCTGAACCTGAGGAGGACAATTTCTTTgtgggcagatttgctagagttgttggggagggatTAAGCgatttggcaaggggatgggaaccagagtgataggaccAGGGATGGGGCAGTTTGTATTCAAGTAAGTGCAGTGTGCAATGAGACTGAGGCAGATGATCGGGCAAAATTGCTGTCAGTTGGATGAGGTAAAtctaacatgggggcaaaatccaaaaggatgatgaatacaggactaaaggtgttatatttgaacacatgcagtatatggaataagatagatgGTCTTTTAGCAGTTAGAGATGTTGTGGGCACCAGTGGCTGAAAAAAGATGGTAGTTGAGAGCagacatccaaggatacacattgtattgaaaggacaggcaggtaggcaatgtgtgaggggtggctctgttggtaaaacatgaaatcaaataccaagaaagaggtgacataggataggaagatgtagaatcctggtgggcagaattaagaaactgcaacggTATAAAGACCTTggtgggaattatatacaggcctcataacagtagacagAATACGGggtataaattacaacaggagacagaaaTCACTTTAAAAAGAtgatgttatgatagtcatgggggatttcaatatgcagattgatgggaaaatcaggttggcgctggatcccaagaaaaggaatttgtacagtgccaatgagatggctttttagagcaacttgtggttgaggTCACTAGGGAAAagtgtaataaaccagatttgattagagagctgaagGTTAAAGGAACCTTTAGGCGATAGTGATTGTAAAATGTTAGAatgcaccctgcagtttgagagggagaagataaagtcagatatattagcattacagttgagtaaagggaattacagagacacgagAGACGAGTTGGCTAAAGTTGACTGGAAGAGTACAGTAGCAGGAATGATGGTAAGGCATCAATGTCTGGAGTTTCTAAcaacaattcagaaggtgcaggatagatgcatcccaaagaagtgctctaaagggaggatgagtcaCCGGCTGACagaggaagtcaaagacagcataaaagcaaaagagaacaaaaagttaaaaagagtaaaagggagatgagagttgctattggaccactgggaaatgatgctagtgaggtagtaatgggggacaaagaaatgggtggtataataataagagttgttgtggtgggagattttaatttctcaagtATCAATTCACATCTCTGTAGAGTGAGGCatatagatggggtggagtttgttaggtgtgctcaggaaggtttcttgacacaatatgtagataagcctacaagaggagaagctgtacttgatctggtattgagaaatgaacctggtcaagtgtcagatcgctcagtgggagagtattttggagatagtgatacaagcagtggagagggataggaacagacaaattagaaaagcgtttaattggattaaggggaaatatgcggctatcaggcaggaacttggaagcataaattgggaacagatgttctcagggaaatgtacggaagaaatgtggcaaatgttcagggcatatttgcatggagttctgcattggtacgttccaatgagacagggaaaggatggtagggtacagaaccATGGTGAacaaagactgttgtaaatctagtcaagaagaagagtttaccaaaaggttcaaaaaactaggtaataacagagatctagaagattataaggctagcaggaaggagcttaagaatgaaattaggagagccaggaggggccatgagaaggccttggtgggcaggattaaggaaaaccccaaagcattctacaagtatgtgaaaagctagaggataagacatgagagaataggaccaatcaagtgtgacagtggaaaagtgcatATGGAACCAGAGAAGGTAACACATactctgcttcagtattcactacggaaaaggatcttggcaattgtagggatgacttacagcggactgaaaagcttgagcatatagatattaaaaaagaggatgtgctggagcttttggaaagcatcaagttggataagtcaccgggactggatgagatgtaccccaggctactgtgggaggcgagggaggagattgctgagcctctggcaatgatctttgcatcatcaatggggacgggagaggttacaGAGAATTGAATGGtagcgaatgttgttcccttattcaagaaagggagtagagatagcccaggaaattatagaccagtgagtactacttcagtaagttgatggagaagatcctgagaggcaggatttatgaatatttggagaggcataatatgattaggaatagtcagcatggctttgtgaaaggcaggttgtgccttacgagcctgaatgaattttttgaggatgtgactgaacacatagatgaaggtagagcagtagatatagtgtatatggatttcagcaaggcatttgataaagtgccccatgcaaggcttattgagaaagtaaggaggcatgggatccaaggggacattgctttgtagatccagaactgacttgcccacagaaagcagagtggttgtagatgggtcatattctacatggacatcggtcaccagtggagtgcctcagggatctgttctgggacccttactctttgtgatttttataaatgacctggataagtaagtggagggatgggttagtaaatttgctgatgacactaaggttggaggtgttgtggatagtgtggagggctgtcagaggttacattgGGATACTGattagatgcaaaactgggctgagaagtggcagatggagttcaacccagataagtgtgaggtggttcaatttggtaggtcaaatatgatggcagaatacagcattaatgtcaagactcttggcagtgtggaggatcagagggatcttggggtctgagtccataggactcaaagcagctacgcaggtttactctgtggttaagatggcatacggtgcattggccttcatcaatcatgggattgagcttTGGAGCCGAgaaataatgttacagctatataggatcctggtcagaccccacttggagtactgtattcagttctggttgcctcactacaggaaggatgaggaaaccatacaaagggtgcagaggagatttacaaagatgttgcctggattggggagcatgtcttatgagaacaggttgagtgaacttggccttttctccttagagcaatggagaatgagaggtgacctgataaaggtgtaaaatatgatgagaggtattgatggtgtggataatcagaggcttttccccagggctgaaatggctaacatgagagggcatagtttcaaggtgcttggaaataggtacagaggagatgtcagcgctaagttttttttaatgcagaaagtggtgtgtgccagcaatgatggtggaggcggatatgagagggtcttttaagagactcctggataggtacatggagcacagaaaaatagagggctgaaggctgtgggcaagtcagttctggatctacaaagcaatgtccccttggatcccatgcctccttactttctcaataagccttgcatggggcaccttatcaaatgccttgctgaaatccatatacactatatctactgctctaccttcatcacaaaatcctgagagaggttgctgaagagataactgatgctctggtcatgatctttcaagaatcacttaattctggcacggtcctggaggactggaagattgcaaatgtcactgcactctttaggaagggaggaaggcaaaagaaaggaagttatggccagtcagcctaacctcagtggttgggaaagtgttggagtccattattaaggatgaggtttcggggtacttgtagactaatgataaaataagttaaagtcagcatggttactGTAAAGGGAACTCTTGCCTgacagttctttgaggaagtaacaagcaattggacaaaggagaggcagtggatatcatttacttggattttcagaaggcatttgctaAGCTGCCACacaagactgcttaacaagataaaatgcaggaaagatactggcatggatagagcaatggctgataggtaggaggcagtgagtaggaataaaagaggccttttctggttggttgctggtgacaagtgatgttcctcaggggtcagtattgggaccgctacttttcatattgtttgtcaatgatttagatagataatggaattgatggctttgtggtaaagtttgtggaaaatacaaagataggtggaggggtaggtagtgctgaggaagcaatgcgattacagCAGGACCGGGaccaaattggaagaatgggcaaaaatgtgacagatggaatagtgttgggaaatgtacgataatgcattttggtcaaaggaacaatagtgcggactattatctaaacagggagaaggttcaaacatcagaggtgcagagggacttaggagtccttgtacaagacttccagaaggttaatttacaggttgagtctgtggtaaaggcagcaaatgcaatgttgacatttatttcaaggggaatagaatataaaagcaaggagataatgctgaggcttcataagacattcgtcaggccacacttggagtattgtcaacagttttgagccccatatctcagaaaggatgtgttgtcatcagaaagagtccagaggaggttcacgaggatgattctggtaataaaggggttaacatgtgaggagtgtttcacacctttgggcctgtactgactggcATTTAAAAGAAAGCcaggggatttgattgaaacctaccgaataagGTGgttgtgaagagaatgtttcctttggtgggagtgtccagaactagagggcacagcttcaaaatcgaGGGGGTGTCCTTTTTGGAGAGAGGTGAGGAGgagttttttagccagagagcagtgaatctgttgactgttctgccacagactgtgctgGTGGCCAAGATcacaggtatatttaaggcagaagttcatcgtttcctgattggtcagggcatcaaaggatatggcgagaaggcaggtgtatgtggttgagtgggatccaggatcagccatgatggaatggtggagcagattcaaaggggtgaatagcctatttctgctcctatgtcttatggagaaggaatataatgtagcaaatattagtgggaagttttttttaaaagaccaacagaaggcaactaaaaaagcaataaggaaagaaaaattaaatatgAGGTAATAATAAAAAGAGGACGCCAACATTTTTT
This sequence is a window from Hemitrygon akajei chromosome 17, sHemAka1.3, whole genome shotgun sequence. Protein-coding genes within it:
- the exosc6 gene encoding exosome complex component MTR3; protein product: MPVDSKRVRAPEESQSPLLFAREDGGSKPCPLVPRADGRAPAEPRPVFARAGLVSQADGSVYAECGRSKVLCAVYGPRNGERKEERRLSGATLSCEFRFAPFSCKERAAWIQSNLEKEYSLIMEQSLQPAICLHKYPRSQIEVYVVVLENDGSTLAAALTCASMALAEAGIEMYDVVVGCSLRQCGAISLLDPTVAEEFSAASCRGLDNGSVTVALLPTLNQISGLVSKGEWEEQTSVEAIKCCVEGCQKLYSVVQQCLTKSVKRKIPQLVNKA